In Candidatus Fusobacterium pullicola, the sequence TAAATCTAGATGTATATAGAGGGGATAGAGTAGGAATAATAGGAAAAAATGGTGTAGGAAAATCAACACTTCTTAAGATAGTAAACTCACTTGAAACAGCTTCTAGTGGAGAGTTTAAAATTGGAGATAGAGTAAAGATTGGTTACTATGACCAAAACCACCAAGGGTTAAATCTAAATAGAACTATTATAGAGGAGTTAATGTATAATTTTACACTGAGTGAGGAACAAGCAAGAAATATATGTGGTGGTTTTCTATTTAGTGAAGATGATGTATATAAAGAGATAAAAAGCTTAAGTGGTGGAGAGAAGACAAGGGTTGCTTTTATGAAACTGATGTTAGAAAAGCCAAACTTCTTAATATTAGACGAGCCTACTAACCACTTAGATATATATTCAAGAGAGATATTAGAGGAAGCTTTAGAGGATTATACAGGAACAATATTAGTGGTATCTCATGATAGAAACTTCCTAGATTGTGTTGTAAATAGTATATATGAGATAAAAAAAGATGGAGCTGTTATGTTTAAAGGAGATTATAATAGCTATCTACAACAGAGAGATGGAGTAAAGGAAAAGGATGAGAGTAAGGATAAGGCAGTGCTTAGCTATGAAGAGCAAAAAAGAAATAAAAATAGAATCTCATCTCTTGAGAAAAAAATAGTTAAAGCTGAAGAAACACTAGCCAAGCTTGAAGAGAAAAAAGCTTTAAAAGAGGAAGAGTATAATGAAGCTGGAAGGGTAAATGATTTGGATAAGCTTCTTACTATTCAAAAAGAATTGGAAGATTTTGATATGGAGATAATGACAGTTATGGAAGAGTGGGAAAGTCTAGAAGAGGAATTAAAATCTCTAAGAGGAGAAGCTTAGAAAAATAAAGGAAAATTAAAAAAACTCTTTATAATTTTTAAAAATTATGATATAATAAGAAGGATTTATAAAATGTAGCTATATTTTTATTGACTTTTTGGTAATAAACCATTATAATATTCAAGTTATAATAATTAAAATAATATAAAAAAATTAGGAAGGAGGGTAAAATGCCTACTTTAAGTCAATTAATAAAAAATGGTAGAGACACTCTATCAGAAAAGAAAAAATCACCAGCATTACAAGGAAACCCACAAAGAAGAGGAGTTTGTGTAAGAGTTTATACTACTACACCTAAGAAACCTAACTCAGCTTTAAGAAAGGTTGCCAGAGTAAAATTAACTAACGGAATCGAAGTTACTTGTTACATTCCTGGAGAGGGACACAACTTACAAGAGCACTCAATCGTACTTGTAAGAGGAGGAAGAACAAAAGACTTACCAGGGGTTAGATATAAAGTTATAAGAGGAGCTTTAGATACAGCTGGAGTTGCTAAGAGAAAACAATCAAGATCTAAATATGGAGCTAAAAAAGCGTAATTATAGGGAGGTGAACAGTTAAAAATGTCAAGAAGAAGAGCAGCAGTAAAAAGAGATGTACTACCTGATTCTAGATATTCTGATAAGGTGGTAACTAAAGTTATCAACTCAATCATGTTAGATGGTAAAAAAGCAATAGCAGAAGGAATATTCTATTCAGCTATGGATTTAATAAAAGAGAAAACTGGTCAAGAGGGGTACGATGTATTTAAACAAGCTTTAGAAAACATCAAACCACAAATCGAAGTTAGATCAAGAAGAATCGGAGGAGCTACTTACCAAGTACCAGTAGAAGTTAAAGCAGATAGACAACAAACTTTAGCTATCAGATGGTTAACTCTTTATACAAGACAAAGAAAAGAGTATGGTATGATCGAGAAGTTAGCAGCAGAATTAATCGCAGCAGCTAACAACGAAGGAGCTACTATTAAGAAGAAAGAAGATACATATAAAATGGCAGAAGCTAACAGAGCTTTCGCACACTATAAAATCTAATTATTCTGTATAGAATGTTATAATCCGTTTTAAAAAATTCGAGGAGGAAATTTTAATGGCTAGGAAAGTTTCATTAGATATGACTAGAAACGTTGGAATCATGGCTCATATCGACGCAGGAAAAACTACTACTACTGAAAGAATCCTATTCTATACAGGAGTAGAACATAAATTAGGAGAGGTTCACGAAGGTGGAGCTACAATGGACTGGATGGAACAAGAGCAAGAAAG encodes:
- the rpsL gene encoding 30S ribosomal protein S12, producing the protein MPTLSQLIKNGRDTLSEKKKSPALQGNPQRRGVCVRVYTTTPKKPNSALRKVARVKLTNGIEVTCYIPGEGHNLQEHSIVLVRGGRTKDLPGVRYKVIRGALDTAGVAKRKQSRSKYGAKKA
- the rpsG gene encoding 30S ribosomal protein S7 produces the protein MSRRRAAVKRDVLPDSRYSDKVVTKVINSIMLDGKKAIAEGIFYSAMDLIKEKTGQEGYDVFKQALENIKPQIEVRSRRIGGATYQVPVEVKADRQQTLAIRWLTLYTRQRKEYGMIEKLAAELIAAANNEGATIKKKEDTYKMAEANRAFAHYKI